A portion of the Chelmon rostratus isolate fCheRos1 chromosome 15, fCheRos1.pri, whole genome shotgun sequence genome contains these proteins:
- the isca2 gene encoding iron-sulfur cluster assembly 2 homolog, mitochondrial: protein MSFVRGAMITASKSKVLTLARASTLLSNLNVSQQLHRVPQTPITPVYTAGLQRFSSASAQEKPVVSGPSEDKVHLTDSCVKRLGEIMEKGEYLRIHVEGGGCSGFQYKFSVVSDKTEEDRVFEQGGVGIIVDQDSLEFVKGATVDYTQELIRSTFQVLKNPQADHGCSCGSSFSVKL, encoded by the exons ATGTCTTTCGTGAGGGGAGCTATGATAACTGCGTCAAAGTCAAAAGTATTGACTCTCGCCAG GGCTTCTACTCTTCTGAGCAATCTTAATGTGAGCCAACAGTTACACCGGGTCCCTCAAACCCCCATCACACCCGTTTACACAGCGGGGCTTCAGCGCTTCAGCAGCGCCTCAGCGCAGGAGAAGCCAGTGGTGTCAGGTCCATCTGAAGATAAAGTACACCTCACCGATTCATGTGTGAAG AGACTGGGGGAAATCATGGAGAAAGGCGAGTACCTGAGAATACACgtggagggaggaggctgcTCCGGGTTCCAGTACAAGTTTTCAGTTGTCAGTGACAAGACTGAAGAGGACAG AGTGTTTGAGCAGGGAGGAGTGGGCATAATCGTGGATCAGGACAGCCTGGAGTTTGTGAAAGGGGCCACTGTGGACTACACCCAGGAGCTGATCCGCTCCACCTTCCAAGTTCTCAAGAACCCACAAGCTGATCATGGCTGCTCCTGTGGCAGCTCCTTCTCTGTTAAACTATGA